The following are encoded in a window of Limibacter armeniacum genomic DNA:
- a CDS encoding OsmC family protein: MEKNGVNVDQLIGTIEAVKGDPEVAKFQFRSKTKWVEGGHCKTEFRNFYGAKTEDSTRTETIVVEGDEPGILLGKNRGANAVEAILHALASCLTVGFVYNAAASGIAIESLEFELEGDIDLHAFLGLSEQKRPGYDNIRVKYKVKADAPQEKLDELFEYVKKTSPVLDMLENPVKVSWEAA; the protein is encoded by the coding sequence ATGGAAAAAAACGGTGTTAATGTAGATCAGTTGATTGGAACAATCGAAGCGGTAAAAGGTGATCCTGAAGTGGCTAAATTTCAATTCAGGTCTAAAACAAAGTGGGTGGAAGGAGGACACTGTAAAACAGAATTCAGAAACTTTTATGGTGCCAAAACAGAAGACAGTACAAGGACAGAAACAATTGTGGTGGAAGGTGACGAACCCGGCATACTGCTAGGTAAAAACAGAGGGGCAAATGCAGTGGAAGCAATCTTGCATGCTTTGGCTTCTTGCTTGACTGTTGGTTTTGTCTATAATGCTGCAGCAAGTGGCATTGCAATCGAATCGTTGGAATTTGAATTGGAAGGAGATATAGACCTGCATGCCTTTCTGGGACTATCTGAACAAAAGAGACCAGGCTATGACAATATCCGTGTAAAATATAAAGTAAAGGCAGATGCACCTCAGGAAAAGTTGGATGAACTGTTCGAGTATGTCAAGAAAACTTCACCTGTTTTGGATATGCTAGAGAACCCTGTTAAGGTATCTTGGGAAGCTGCTTAG
- a CDS encoding DUF6962 family protein encodes MELIQTPTAQTTAATDLLLGLLSLFFSYSIYKMKAKDKGKATIWAAAFLLLSIGALVGSVRAGFVLSDATKFALNQPFYLSLALTVALFVIGLFYDLTNGHITKTHVLSILGIGAFFYILTVIFSGMFFIFLGYAAVAMLLALFAYSVFAVSGKVKGASMVASGILLTLTAFAIQASKAISFHLIWDFDHNGTFHLVQILGTTCIFIGISISLQKTDNTKTIA; translated from the coding sequence ATGGAACTGATTCAAACGCCTACAGCTCAAACTACTGCTGCCACAGACCTGCTATTGGGTTTGCTCTCTCTATTCTTCTCCTATTCCATTTATAAGATGAAAGCCAAGGATAAGGGTAAAGCCACTATATGGGCAGCTGCTTTTCTATTACTTTCAATAGGGGCGTTGGTAGGAAGTGTACGTGCCGGGTTTGTACTCTCGGATGCTACCAAGTTTGCTCTTAACCAACCTTTTTACCTTTCTCTCGCGTTGACGGTTGCCCTCTTTGTCATTGGTTTATTTTATGACTTGACGAATGGTCATATCACCAAAACACATGTGTTATCCATCTTAGGGATTGGTGCTTTCTTCTACATTCTGACCGTTATTTTCTCAGGAATGTTCTTTATCTTTTTAGGTTATGCTGCGGTAGCCATGCTGCTTGCCCTGTTTGCCTATTCTGTCTTTGCCGTTAGCGGAAAAGTAAAAGGGGCATCAATGGTTGCATCAGGTATTTTACTCACCCTGACTGCCTTTGCCATCCAAGCTTCAAAAGCCATTTCTTTTCACCTTATCTGGGACTTTGACCACAACGGAACTTTCCACCTCGTACAGATATTGGGTACTACCTGTATATTTATAGGCATCAGTATCTCATTACAAAAGACGGACAATACAAAAACAATCGCCTGA